The nucleotide sequence GGCATCCAGTTTCACGCCATTCCCGTCGAGGCCAGTCGCGCGTGGCGGGCCGTCCGATTTGCGGAAGGCGTGCAGCAGGCGCTGGCCGGTCAGCGGTTTGATTGCGTGTTCAGCCTGGAGCGGACGTTGCAGCAGGATGTGTATCGGGCGGGCGATGGGGTGCATCGCGTGTGGCTGGAGCGTCGCCGCCAGTTTGCCCCGTGGTGGCGCAAGCCGTTCATTGGCCGGGGCGCGTTTCATCGCCAGATGATGGCGTTGGAGGCGCGCACGTTCGATCCGGCCAACACCGGGCGGATCATTGTGAATTCCGACATGGTGAAGCAGGAGATTCTGCGGCACTTCAAATTTCCCGCCGAACGCATTCACCTGGTGCGTAACGGCATTGCGGTGGAGCGGTTCCAGAATGGCAAGCGCGAGGAAACCCGGCGGCGCTTTGGCTTCAGTGAAAAGGATTGCGTGCTGTTGTTCGTGGGGTCCGGCTGGGAGCGCAAGGGCCTGCAATACCTGCTCGATGCTGTCAAGATCATTGAGTACATGAAGCGCTTCGATGCCAATGGCATGATGCCGGAGAAACCGTTTCCGGGATTGTCCAAGCATCCCGCCATCAAACTGCTGGTGGTGGGCAAGGGTAAGCGTCCGCGGGGAACTTCGGCCAATGTGGTGTTTGCCGGGGCGATGGCGGATGTCGAGCAGGCGTATGCGGCAGCCGATCTGTTTGTATTTCCGCCGATTTATGAGCCGTCCTCGAATGTCGTGATTGAGGCGCTGGCCGCCGGGTTACCGGTCATCACCACCGCGCAGAATGGCGCCAGTGAATGGATTGCGCCGGGGGATAACGGCGCGGTGCTTTCCGAGCCTGATACGGGTCTGCTGGTGGAGGCGATTTGCCAATGGCTGCAAAAGTTGCCCCGCTTTGTGTACACAGACGCGGAGAGCGTCAGCCTGGAACGCAACGTCAAGGAGACCATGGCGGTGCTGGAGTTGGCCGCGCAGGGCAGGGCGGGGACGAAAGGAACTGCCATATGAAAATTTCCTTCTGCCTGATCACTCGCAACGAAGAGGCCAATCTGCCCCGGTGCTTGCAGAGTTGCGCGGACCTGGCGGATGAAATCGTGGTGCTGGATTCGGGCAGCACGGACGGCACGGAAGCCATTGCCCGCCGGTTTAACGCCCGCTGGTTTCACCAGGATTGGCTTGGCTACGTTGGCCAAAAGAACAAGCTCCTTTCATTGGCACAACATCCCTGGGTTTTCAGCATTGATGGCGACGAGGAACTTTCGCCGGAATTGCGCGCCGAGGTGCTGGCGGTCAAAGCCACTGAGCCGCCTGCCGAGATTAGCGGCTACGACATGCCGCGCTGTGTGCCATACGAGGGCCGCTGGATTCGCCATGGCGATTGGTATCCGGATCGTTTGGTGCGTCTCTTCCGCCGCGACCGTGCCCGGTTCGCCGGCGGCAAAGTGCATGAGCGCCTGGAGATTCAAGGCCGCATTCAGTCGTTTCAAGGCGAACTCTGTCACTATTCGTTCAAGAATGCGGCGGATCATTGGGCGCGTTGTCAGCATTACGCCCGGCTTTGGGCGGAGACGCAGGCAGAGCAGGGGCGTCGGGTTGGTCCGTTGGCACCGGTTCTGCACGCCATGTTCCGTTGGTGCCGGGGATACATTCTCAAAGCCGGTTTCCTGGATGGTCCGCAGGGCTGGCGCATTGCGAAGATCAATGCGCGCGAGGTGCATCTCAAGTATCGCCTGTTGCGGGCCATGAATCAGCACCGTTCCGGTCCTTCAGGAATTTCCCCTAAAAACAGTTAGTTTAACCACGGGTTTCACGAATCGCACGGATAGGACAAAGCACCTATTCCGCGCGTGGGTCAAAGGCGTCGCGCAGACCATCCCCTACGAAGTTCAACGCCAGGAGGGTGGTAATGAGCGTCAGCGCGGGAAAGATCAGCAGCCACCAGTAAATGCGGATGGGGTTGAGTTGTTGCGCTCCTTCCGCGATCAGCGAGCCCCAACTGGCCATCGGCGGTTGGATGCCCAGGCCGAGGTAGCTCAGGAACGATTCATACAGAATCACCGAGGGAACGGTCAGCGTGAGGTACACGATGATCACTCCGAGCGTATTCGGAATCAGGTGCCGCCATAAAATATGTGCGTGGCTGGCACCCATGGCCCGGGCGGCATCCACGAACGGACGCGTGCGCAAGGTCATGACCTGCCCGCGAACAATGCGCGCCATCGTCAGCCATGATACCGCGCCCAGCCCCACAAATAAAAACAGCAACCGTACCGCCGTGGCAGCCTGCGGTCCAAGCCGGTCGGTGATCCATGCTTTCACCACTGTTTCCAAGGTGGTGATGAGCACAATGACGAATACGATGGAGGGCAGGGCGTAGAGAATATCCACCCAGCGCATCATCAGCGCATCCCAGTGCCCGCCCAGATACCCCGCCACCGCGCCCCAAAAGACCCCGATCACCAGCGCTACTCCTGCTCCTGCCGCACCCACCAGCAGGGAGATGCGCGCGCCGTAAAGAATGCGTGCCAATTGGTCGCGGCCATGGACATCCGTGCCGCACCAATGGCGTCGGTTGGGCGGTTCGAATTGCGCGCCGGTAAATTGATCCGGGTGATGCGTCATGGCGGCGGGCAGCCAGTTTGCAATGGGTTGGCAACGCCCTAGCGGCCAAAGCAACACCACGAGCAGCAGCAACCCAAGGAATGCCAGTCCGACTTGCGCGGGGCGATTGCGGAAGAAGCGCCGCCACGCACGCTGGTTGGGTGAGAGAGGATTGGCTGCGCTCTCACTCATGTTTTACCCTCCGATCCAGCAGGCTGTAGCTCAGGTCCACGAGCAGGTTCAGCACCAACAGCAAGGCGGCGTACAGCAGCACCAAGCCGACCACCATGGTGTAATCTCGGTTCAGGGAGCCGTTCGTGAGAAACACGCCGATGCCCGGCAGGCAGAAAATGTTTTCCACCACGAAGGAACCCGTCAGCAGGTCCGCCAGCATCGGGCCGGAATAGGAAACCAACGGCAGCACCGCCACGCGGAAGGCGTGCTTGAGCAGGACGGTGTGTTCCGGCAATCCCTTGGCGCGGGCGGTGACGATGAAGGGCTCCTTCAATACGGTCGTCATCCCTTCCCGCACCAGGCGGGAGACGCGCCCGGCAAAATACAGGCCCAGCGCCACGGAGGGCAGTACGGCGTGCAACGGAGATTCCCATAAGCCCACCGGGAACCATTGCCAATGGATAGCCAGGCTCATTACCAGCAAGGGGCCAATGACAAATCCCGGAATGCAGAAGGACAGCAGGGCGAGGAAGCTGCCTGCATAATCGCCCCATTGCCCGCGCTTGACGGCGGTGTAGAACCCAAGCGGGATGCCGGTGCCCATGGCAAAGAGGAACGCCAGCAGACCGAGCGTGAGCGAGACCGGCAGCCCCTGCTTGAGAATGTCATTGATGGAATGCGCGCGGTAAATCATGGAAGGCCCGAGGTCGCCCCGGATCAACCCGCCTTGGAACCAAACCCGTTCACCGCGCTCGTTGTGCTCCCAGCCGATGCCGAGATATCGCAGGTATTGTTTGGTCACCGGTTCATCCAGGTGAAAACGCGCCCGGAGGTTCCGCTCGATTTCCGGGGAGGCGGGCTTGCGATCCTTGTCAAAGGGGCCGCCCGGCGCCAGGTGCAGCAGTGCAAACGCCAGGAAGCTGATGATCAGCAGCAGCGGCACCATGAAGACCAGTCGTTTGAGCAGGGTGATCATGAGGACGGAGTACGCCTCGGCCAGAGCCGTTTGAACCAATCCAGCACGGAACGTTTCTTTGGCGGGGTTTCCTTCTCGATGTAGCAGCACTCCCAGAGCGCCACCCGTACTGCGTTGAAAATTTGTTCATCGGCCAGGAGATTGAAGCTGGCGATGACTTCCGGCACGACCTGTTGCGATTGCATTTGCTGCGACATCCGGGATATTTCCCGGCGTCGCGCGGCGGATTGCTCGGAGCACAGCGCCACAAACCATTGCCGCAGTTCCGGATCTTTGCCAATGGCCTGTACCAACTGCGACAACCGCTCCAGCGCTTTGTCATCACCTTCAGGCATGAGGTGGTTTTAACGTATTCGCTCGCGCATGGGAAGCGGGGAATTGGTCATCGAGGCCAGAACCCATTTGGACTGCGGCGGCAAGGCGGGGGCGAAAGGGGCCTCGACGCCTTTGGCTGGCCACGTTGGAACGCTGGCAAGATCATGCCTGCTTCTTGATCCAGCCGCCGCCCACCACCAGGTCCGCTTGGTAAAACACGCACGCCTGGCCGGGGCTGATGGCGCGTTGCGGGGTGGTGAATTTCACGCGGGCCTGTCCATCGGGCAGGGGGGTCACGGTGGCTGGCGAGCCCAAGTGATTGTAGCGGATTTTGGCGGTGACTTCGAGGCTGGCCGGCGGCGTCTCAAACGGAATCCAATTGCAGCGTTCCACCAGCAGTTCGTCCTGGTCCAGGTGGCTGGCTGGCCCCACCACCACCCGGTTGTGCTCGGCATCCAGGTCCAGCACATATAACGGCTCGGGATGGGAAACCCGCAGGCCCCGTCGTTGGCCGATGGTGTAAAAAGCAATGCCCTCATGCTCGCCCAGTTTGCGCCCCTGCAAATCCACGATGTCCCCAATATGCTTTTGCACCAGATTTTCCTGTTGCAGAAATTTTCCGTAATCCTTGTCCGGGACAAAGCAGATTTCCATGCTTTCCGCCTTTTCCGCTGTGGGCAGGGCGTGCGTGCGCGAGATTTCCCGGGATTCAGCCTTGGTCATATCCCCCAAGGGGAACAGCGTGCGCGCCAGTTGCGTCTGCTTGAGCGTGAACAGGAAGTAACTCTGATCCTTCTTCAAATCCCGTCCGCGCTTGAGCCAGTAACGGCCGTCATGATTTTCCACGCGCGCAAAATGGCCGGTGGCGATGAACTCGGCATCCAACAGGTCCGCTCGCTTGAGCAACTGGGCGAATTTGACGTGCTCATTGCACAGCACGCAGGGATTTGGCGTGCGGCCCGCCTTGTACTCCTCCGCGAAATAGGTGATGACCTTTTGGCGGAACACGGGTTCCTCATCGAGGAAATAGAACGGCATGCCAAGGTTATGGCAGACGGTGCGCGCATCCGCGACCGCCTCTGGGCCGCAACAGGTCCGATCCCCCTGGGTGCCGCAGCCTTGCGGCCACAGTCGAAGGGTGATGCCTATGACCTCATAGCCCTGCCCGACCAGCAGGGCGGCGGCGGAGGATGAATCCACCCCGCCACTCATGCCGATCAGAACCCGCGATTTTTTTGTTTCCGTCACAGG is from Verrucomicrobiota bacterium and encodes:
- a CDS encoding ABC transporter permease, producing the protein MVQTALAEAYSVLMITLLKRLVFMVPLLLIISFLAFALLHLAPGGPFDKDRKPASPEIERNLRARFHLDEPVTKQYLRYLGIGWEHNERGERVWFQGGLIRGDLGPSMIYRAHSINDILKQGLPVSLTLGLLAFLFAMGTGIPLGFYTAVKRGQWGDYAGSFLALLSFCIPGFVIGPLLVMSLAIHWQWFPVGLWESPLHAVLPSVALGLYFAGRVSRLVREGMTTVLKEPFIVTARAKGLPEHTVLLKHAFRVAVLPLVSYSGPMLADLLTGSFVVENIFCLPGIGVFLTNGSLNRDYTMVVGLVLLYAALLLVLNLLVDLSYSLLDRRVKHE
- a CDS encoding glycosyltransferase family 2 protein yields the protein MKISFCLITRNEEANLPRCLQSCADLADEIVVLDSGSTDGTEAIARRFNARWFHQDWLGYVGQKNKLLSLAQHPWVFSIDGDEELSPELRAEVLAVKATEPPAEISGYDMPRCVPYEGRWIRHGDWYPDRLVRLFRRDRARFAGGKVHERLEIQGRIQSFQGELCHYSFKNAADHWARCQHYARLWAETQAEQGRRVGPLAPVLHAMFRWCRGYILKAGFLDGPQGWRIAKINAREVHLKYRLLRAMNQHRSGPSGISPKNS
- a CDS encoding glycosyltransferase family 4 protein, which encodes MKIALIRRQFSATGGAELYLQRLLGALQQAGHEIHLFAEAWEQPPAGIQFHAIPVEASRAWRAVRFAEGVQQALAGQRFDCVFSLERTLQQDVYRAGDGVHRVWLERRRQFAPWWRKPFIGRGAFHRQMMALEARTFDPANTGRIIVNSDMVKQEILRHFKFPAERIHLVRNGIAVERFQNGKREETRRRFGFSEKDCVLLFVGSGWERKGLQYLLDAVKIIEYMKRFDANGMMPEKPFPGLSKHPAIKLLVVGKGKRPRGTSANVVFAGAMADVEQAYAAADLFVFPPIYEPSSNVVIEALAAGLPVITTAQNGASEWIAPGDNGAVLSEPDTGLLVEAICQWLQKLPRFVYTDAESVSLERNVKETMAVLELAAQGRAGTKGTAI
- a CDS encoding ABC transporter permease; its protein translation is MSESAANPLSPNQRAWRRFFRNRPAQVGLAFLGLLLLVVLLWPLGRCQPIANWLPAAMTHHPDQFTGAQFEPPNRRHWCGTDVHGRDQLARILYGARISLLVGAAGAGVALVIGVFWGAVAGYLGGHWDALMMRWVDILYALPSIVFVIVLITTLETVVKAWITDRLGPQAATAVRLLFLFVGLGAVSWLTMARIVRGQVMTLRTRPFVDAARAMGASHAHILWRHLIPNTLGVIIVYLTLTVPSVILYESFLSYLGLGIQPPMASWGSLIAEGAQQLNPIRIYWWLLIFPALTLITTLLALNFVGDGLRDAFDPRAE
- the mnmA gene encoding tRNA 2-thiouridine(34) synthase MnmA, which encodes MTETKKSRVLIGMSGGVDSSSAAALLVGQGYEVIGITLRLWPQGCGTQGDRTCCGPEAVADARTVCHNLGMPFYFLDEEPVFRQKVITYFAEEYKAGRTPNPCVLCNEHVKFAQLLKRADLLDAEFIATGHFARVENHDGRYWLKRGRDLKKDQSYFLFTLKQTQLARTLFPLGDMTKAESREISRTHALPTAEKAESMEICFVPDKDYGKFLQQENLVQKHIGDIVDLQGRKLGEHEGIAFYTIGQRRGLRVSHPEPLYVLDLDAEHNRVVVGPASHLDQDELLVERCNWIPFETPPASLEVTAKIRYNHLGSPATVTPLPDGQARVKFTTPQRAISPGQACVFYQADLVVGGGWIKKQA